The Phaseolus vulgaris cultivar G19833 chromosome 5, P. vulgaris v2.0, whole genome shotgun sequence genomic interval gaaataaaaatccaaaaacaaaaatcaaaatttcatttCAGATAAAAAAGTTCgtaatacaaaaaatttattctGGAAAAAAGTCCGGAACATATTCGGAAAACAGGGTGCACAGACAATTGTTGGGTTGAATTTCTCATGCCAACCTTGGTTAAGGTAATATTATTACACATAATGCTCTCTGCAATTTACTTTTCAAGATAAATATCTAATTATCAGAACAAGAGTTGTGATTGTAATAGTAAATATTTGAGTGCCATTGATGTGCAGTATTGAACTGGGCTCAACTTCACATAAGATTTTCCAGTTAGACTTTACTGATTTTGTGTAGTGTGCAGAACAAAATCATTCAAAACTATAGAAGATGTAAGATTTCACGTTCAAAACTAGTTAACATGATCAGGTTGGTAATCTCTGACTTCTGTAATATCTCATCTGTCAATTAACTGTAAATTGCTGATTGCCTACAATACACTTATGAACATTGCAAACATTATGCATACATTGAATGTctctgaatttttttattagctaTAACCAGACCAGTTGCATAGCTTACTCTTCCCCTTTCTTTCAATGTTGCCAATATCCAGAAATGTACTCATTTTCTTGCTCATAAGACTGCTTGGACTTCAGTAGCTATTTTGGCATATAACCTATGTGTATAGTCAATATAGCTATTTGtatattaatgaaataaaagacAGTCCCTTCAAAGTTATCACAAGCAGAAAAATTGGTTAAAAGTTGTGTTCGCTGCATGAACAATGTCCATTATATTGCCTAAAAATGGAAACGATTCAATTAGAATAAATCATATGACTCATTAATTCCAAATCTCCACACTTATTTGTAGCATTGCAAGACAACCATGATTTACCCAATCTTAATTTAGATTTGGCCAATGTCGTAAATGACCCTAAAGCTGCCGTAAAAGACAAGTAAAAAATCATCCTCGGACGGTTCCTTAAAAATCTCATTTTGCCATCTACAAAGAAAACATGAATGCAGAAGTGATCTTTAATCAGTAACCATAAATGGATCCACATCCCCAAGCTCAGCAACCAATGGCTTCAAATTATCAGTATCTTCGTCTTCTGGGGCAATGTAAGTTGGGAAAGGAAGTAGAGATATGTCAGGTTTTTCGTACACAGCatcttttataaaaacaaagttCCCTGTAGCTCCTGGGACCTGTTGTGCAAATCATACAAAGGAAAATTAGCCATCTCTAAGTTGCAAATCAACCAGAAAATTTGCTTAAGTAATTTGGGCAAAACATCAAATTGAAATTTCTGTAGCAGTATTGCAATGTGAAATGATTCAGATttgaacttaaaaaaaataaaattaaagcaTCCACGCCTAGTCTGATGTTATGAGCAGATATTTCTTACCCTTTGGCTCCAATCTGAAATAGAAAAAGGATTTACCTGGCCTTTCACCCACATCAAATTCCTTGCTGGATCAATTTTGTAGACCCATACATTTTTAACTGTTCTTTGATCTCCACCCATTCGCCCAGGCATCTTTTTACCTTTAAAAACCTGAAGGGTAATAGAAAACATGTTTAAAACAATAAGCGAGCAAATATTATTGTAAGCAAATTAGAACTTATTCAAGGAAACCATGGTCAAGCTCGCGAGTTTAGGTTCCTAGTCTACGAGTTGAGTCTACAAGTTGAGTTTATGGAGCTCTGACATCACAAGTCTACGTCTCGAGTTTGATAACCTTGCATGGAACTAAACAGACATACCAATCTAAAAGAGCACAACTTACCCTTCCAGTTCTATTTCCTGTACCACCAATGCTTCTATGGGACAATGAAGCACCATGGGATGCTGGCATTCCCTTAAATCCATGCCGCTTCATCGCACCCTGGAAACAAAAAAGATATTTGAAATTGGCACCCATGATTTGAAGAGACTTAAATCCACAAAACTGAAGGATTCCCCACAGGCGTacagaaaatataaataaaaggaaaacaGCATGATAATGTATAGAAATACAGTATATACATGTATAAACTTCCATACATACATAAAGtaattgagttttttttctaaaaaaggTAAATGCAATATTTAacatgaaggaaggagaaaaacACCTGAAAACCTTTTCCTTTGGTTATTCCCGCAATATCAACATACTGGCCGGGAACAAAGTGGCGAACATTAAGTGATGTTCCAACAGGAAGTAGTGCATCCTCTGTTACTGGAAACTCCTTAAGCTTCCGCTTCAGTGGAACTCCTTGCGCTCTGAAATGACCCACTTCAGGCTTGGTCAAATGTTTATCCTTCTTCTGTCCACAACCAATCTAACTAGAAACAAAACATTGAAAAAGTCTATAATTAGATACACACAAACGCTCAAAAGCGTAACACCACTGTAAAAACCAAGGCACAGCCAAATTGAACCACACCACAAAATATCCAAACTGTTCAGTTTAACAACCCAAACCTATTTTCTTAAACCAGTTAGTAAATTGAGCCAATTTTCAATCGAATTTGTTTATTTGCAATCAAACCCAAAAGAATCTAAAGATCGTTAATGAAAACTAGTGCAACTGTTAGTAATGACTGCACCAACTTGAATATTGGCTTATTTCAATTCTCATTTCTTTCCTTCCAAATGCATTCAAATGCAGTTGTTCATGTACATCGTTTCATTGAACTCCACCAAGAATGCACACTATCTAAACAATTCAGACTTAGACATGCTATTAATTTTCCTCTTATTTCTTTGAGATTATGCGACCAACAAGTACAGTAGAAGAAAAATAGAGGTTTTAGATAGGGTAACTAGAAGAGAAGAGAGGTGTACCTGGAGAGAACAAAAACCTTCTTTCTCTGGCGTTTTAACCTGAGAGACAATGTTATCATCCACCCACAGCACGGTGATTGGAATTCTAGCACCCCATTTATCCCAAAGCGCGCTCATTCCACACTTTACCGCTATAAGCCCAGTTCGCTTGGAATTAGGGCTCATCAAACCGGGTTTTAGATCGATAATCCGATTCTGAATGGCTGCATCGGAGCAAAGAAATCGGAGCGGCGAGGGTGAATCGACGGCGAAACGTTGCAGACGAGAAACGAAGCCTCTCGAAAATGCGAGCATGGCCGAGCTACACAAACGGATCCGCGTAAAACAAAGTGAATCGAAAACATGAGCATGCGAAGAATTGCGTTGCGCTTACCCAGTGAGGTGAAGATGGCGAAGATGAAGAAGGGTCGCTCACACGTGCAacgggaagaagaagaagaagaagggtcgCTCGCACGTGCAacgggaagaagaagaagaagaagaagaagattcgGGGGTTTAGGGTTTTGGTGAAGTGCATTTGTTCAGGAGAACTGGGCCATATTGGGCCCCCTATTTTCCTTGCTATCAGATCCTAGTTATTTACTTTCTGCACCCCTTTCCCTTTTCGCTATGCAATTTTCTTCTCGTTAGTATTGAATCAGTAAGTAACATATCAGATACTATTTCAGTAATAAGGttgaattttattaataatagaaatcatttcaaatatgaataattatttagtctctaaatattatttaatttaattaatatattgattaattattttgtttctaaatttagttattatttaataatttttttatactgtTAAGATTTAAGAGCTTAAAATTATAAGAGAATATTCCAAATAAAGTTTTCTTTAACTAAATTGGACCTCATCCCAATTATTTTCTTGAacgataaaaaagaaaaaaaaaattgtcaaaaacTAAAgcgaaattaaaattttaaagataatatttaaaaaaacaaatgaaaggatttaaatttttatttataactttaaaaaaataataatttaacttgaaattataattatcaatttttatcCACTTTAAAACTCTCGCATCTAATACTCATAAAAACATTTCTTAAAATTCCTATTGTTTTTATTCGGAAATTTCAAATGCAAAATTATACtttatgttattaattattatatgttaTATAAATAGTATTTCAAAGGGTGAAAATTATAAGCTTTTGAAAATAGTCACAGTTGAATTTCATGTTATATTTTCAAGcgaataatattataaaattcccAACCTTTTTACTACATGTTTAatggtttatatatatatatatatatatatatatatataaaatgtaagaaatttaaaaaatggttCCAAAATGTGTACAAAATTTGAATGATAAAacgtaaaaaaaaacatgtgggaattttaagaaatgaaaataaaaaaaaaattataaaaaatatttaataatttttttaatttatatttctttattatcttaaaaaatatttatcaatattatctttgtactttttatattataaaattatttaattttaaacaacACTTTTAATTTCCCTCCAAAAATGATCTAATTCACTGGGTGTGGGGTTCTTCTTGCAGATAGGAAATGATTGTTatataatagtatttaattaataatacatattatGATGATAAGAATGGTATATAtagtaataaattaataattatatcagtaataaaaaaaatgaagaaaataaaaggaaaaagctGAATTTTCTACACCACATTCTTAAAACAAATATGAGTCAATCTTATCAAATCTTATCACACAGTGGATTGATTTTGAGATTttgacaaaaatatatttttagttcttatattcatgataaattttattttagtctctatattttttaattttatgaaatatttaaagTTAATCTTTCATTGAGCATAAATTTAACATTTACGACAACCTTCGTCCACCACAAAATTGAGGAGaaactaaatttatatattcttaaaattttaaatattaattcattaattttaattgacaaaaaattttaaaagtgtTAATCAGTTTGATTAATTCAACCAACTTAAAAATCCAAACCAAATCAATTAAATTAGTTCAAATTTTTATGTAGGTTTTTTTATAAAGGTgaaaatatacttttatttattaattttttttattgttgataaaaaattaactaaatacTATGAAGATTAGTTTGAATACAATATTTGTgatttacaaatatttattatataaagttttatgataataatattatttttttactaacaATACCAATTACCTTTTTCAGAACATATAAATCGACAAAATTGATTaccatttatcatttttatatataaacacacataAGTAAGCACATTCGAATAATCATCGTCAACTACCTCACAAGTGATATTACATAATACGTCTCAAACATTGAATAAGACACAAGGACCAATATGAAATAGAATAACTAAAGCTAGGCAATTTATGTTTCATCCAAGTCAATGCTTTGACCTAGGTCATATGAAATATCTCATCAACATTCATCATCCCTTATTTAGGGACTACTTTATTCCTATAATCACAAATGATCCATACAATTTCAATTCACAAACCTTTCCACACAAGATTATGTGATTATGTTTTTTACTTAAATGAAAGAGATGAAACAAAAGGAAATGTCTCATTGATGTGTTTTTATATCGATAAAAAGTGAATAAATTAATTGAAACATTTAAGGAATACTCCAACCTGTAtacaaaaaaagaagaagcaacATGGACATGTGTCTCTCTTAGTAACAAATCAACTCCAGCTAACAAATTTTCCTATAACAATTAACAAAAAAACATGTGACAACTACATCtgatgaaaacaaaaatttgttaCAATTGTTAAAGAGCATTCATCCCTTAGAGTCTGTTTGCTTCAATGGGAATACTGTTTATGGATACGGATAAACATTGATATCCCTCATTTGGATCCATGGATGTATGCAAAAGTGTGAGGGAGGGGAGAAGATCAACGTGAATAGTGAAAACCACCCCCTCCCATACCGAGAACGGTGCGAAAAGACACATCAACATTGGTGTTATTCCCATTTTACCCTAGTTTTTGTAAATGCATGAACGTGGGCACAATGTTTGTAGGTCCAAATGTACATCAAATCTCACCGCTTCTATTGTTCTCACTAAATTAGAattatttgttttcaattttatcaaatttcattttatactttttcttgtttcttacacttatatatttttaattaatacacaTGCCCTTATATGTTACATTAacttttgtaaatattaaaaaaataaacttaattaaattttatgtttttatctcAAATCTACACACAAATACCTCATATgttattattcaaatatgtttctgaaaaagataaatttgtaaactaacattttacatcttttaaaaaaaattaaaaaaatcatcacaACTATCACATTGCTTACCAACTTCAGTAATTTttctcacaaatccactctattatacctcaatccaaacatCCCCAGTTTCTTTACACTTTGTTCTTAAATTCTTACACATTCACTtttcaatccaaacacaaccttaTAGAGATAGTAAAACCTACACTATTAAAACATCTCCAAAACATAACACATCATTCATAACTAATACAACATTgtattagttatattttttttattaataaataaataaataaatatgaaacactttaagaatattttaattgtattaCTTAATATGAAAAAGTTgttaagaatattttattttataaagaatatttttttcttaattttattttactagtTGCAGAGGTATGTGTGAAATACAAGTTCCCAAAAGGAGAAACAAATTGATCAGCAGATCTACTTGAAAAAAGTTGAGAAACTCAAATCTTCTCAATCTTATGTATTAATTCAATTTGCAAACTAAagtatgttttaatttattgtgtattttaataaatagattgacatcataaaataattaatgctAAGAATGCAGGCACTAAAAAAAGGAAATAACGATTGTTAGTTGTTTAAAAATGGTTACTGATTGAACAAATATAAAAGGTATATTCAATATTTCTTTAGttgtaaaaatgtaaataattaaGTTGAATTGTGTTATTGTAAATGAAACGATAAcatgaaaagaagaaagttataagttttttttctaacatttttttttataaaattcatgtagtatatttcatgaaaaaaaaaacataaaataaataaataaatgagactAAACTAAactcataaaataaataaataaataaatataagattaaactaaactcataaaaaaaacaaagaatctCTCGGAAATAACTTAAACAAACAACTAGACTCAGACTTTAATAACATAAtcctttatttaatttttgattttttaaactaatagagttaatattttgtttcaatttgGTTATATATGGTCAAAATATTACTCATATATCCTTAGTAATTTGctagaaaacatatttaatttgttttgtggAAGCCTTTCATCATCAAAACTCAAGTTTTcatcaattttttataataatgaaaattgcACAATACCATTaacacaatttattttaatcatgGTTAAAGCTTAAGTTTCCATAATCTCTGATATATCAAATAATCTAATTTTATAATCTGATTTTTTTATCGATGATGATCGTTACTTGAGGTGTTAGCCATGTCAAATTGtataataatacttaacataattttttttattaaaaataaataaattaagtttccatatatattgtttttctttGTCTATATAAGATTAAGTGTTATTGTGAAAATTTatctattttgtattttattttctttctctcttatgTCACTTTCCTTTGTGACACTTTCTTGATTCCATTTCAACTCAACCTTCAACCTTTGTCCTACAAGAACTTTTGGTATGATTCAATCTATATATGTTTTTCATtacttttcttaatttattgCATATCTATTCCATGTTTCatattttagtgttttttttccttgcttgattaatttcaaattcaataGGAAGAAGAATCACAAAATTGTTTTCCTATTGCCAATTATTCATAAATTTTCTGCTTCATTTCActcatttttcatttatatatttttactttgatttactacaaaattatatagagattttactatatttttttccCTGGATTTTTCgtttcttttttgtttatttttcatttttttcgaAGTATTTAATCACAAAACACAGTTATTTTATTGTAACATCCAATTTTACAAGTTTTGCATATATACTCTAAAATCACTGTTTAAAAATCTGTTGAAAAGTAAAGCATTGTGTTTGATATGTGaaaattatactattttttcaaagaaaaaatatatatacaaacaCTCTTTAAAACTGAAATATCCATAAAAAAATACTcagatttttcaaaaaattgatcgttttatttatttatattttagagcTTTCTGTCtaggtttaattttcttactcccttcatttaaaaaaaaatataaacaagtCAGATATGTTTTATGTGTAAAGAAATAAAAGGAATTTAGTGTCTAATTATGTACAAATACATTGTTTACACAAACTCTAGattcatataataaaattatataacaaCTTTAACAACATTTTGGTATATAATAAATGTTATCAATTTTTACAACAATTACCTACATAATCAGATTTGTTACcatttttaattagttaattaaaattttttcAGTGACAGCTCATAAATATTAAACTTTTAATGTAGTTTTTGTTGTCTAATTTATCCGTGGTTGAAAATTACATATAGCACCACTtccaactttttttaattttcagtttCGTAATTcgaaaatcaaataattaaatcatacactatatatatatatatatatatagtttcactctttttttttaattttattatccaaatttttcaaaattaaaagatcAATGCTATtaactaaaccctaaaccctctTACCTTAAATCTTTATCCAAACTCTAACATAGTACAATCATAATCATATACATGTTCACACCTCATCAAACCAAGTACTATTACATTAGAGTCAAttgtttaattgtttttttttttgttgtattAGAGGATGTTTTTATGTAATGCTCTTTTGAagtgatttatattttttttatttgaggaCTAGTTTAGTAGTCTATAGAGTCTGAAGAATGTTTGTAAGTCAGGTATTAAGCAAAGTGTCTGTATAAAGTTAAGATACTTCTTAAatgtctaattttattttatttattttttgttgataaaaaaacagttacaacttctaaattatattttacaatgaTAGAATGAACTAAGAAAACTGGGTTGTGGTGTTTGTCAACCAATGTTTAGTATAGGTTACATAATACATCGATCcgtaaaaaaagtaaaaaaataagaacCACTTTAGAGATGATCTAATCTTTTTCATAACACAAATCTCCTCTACATAATAAGCTTTTATTTTGTAGAGATTTTGTTTGACAGAAGAGTGAAACAAGAAGAACCACAAGCAATGGATTCTATGGATGCTGTTATTTTCTGTGATGACCCTTCAAAGAGAAACGTTGAAGAAGAGAGTGAAGAAGAAGTGGTGACAGTGGAGGAACTGGAGAGAAGGATGTGGAGGGATCGCATGATGTTGAGGAAGCTTAAGGAGGAGAAGAGGGAAAAGGAGAAAGGAGAAACAATggagatgatgaagaagaaggcATTGATTCGTGCACAAGACACAGTGCTGAAGAACATGGTGAAGATGATGGAGATTTGTGGTGCTCGTGGCTTCGTCTATGGCATCATTCCTGAGAAGGGAAAACCAGTAAGTGGAGCTTCTGATAACCTCAGAGCTTGGTGGAAAGAAAGGGTCAAGTTTGATCATAATGGTCCTGCTGCTATACAAAGGTCAAACTTTTCTTACACTTTCATATATCTTATTCATTAATATATGATTatatagtgaaaaaaaaaatctaattaattTGGAATTGTTTAACAGTGAttctaaaatcttttctttatctcaattaaaagtattaaaaatttCGTCTTGGATTACTTCTTATTTActttagtttatttttcttttctgattGTTGTCTTCATCTACGTATTTGATGTTTGATGTCAATTTAAAGTTTCTGTTAATTTTTGTTTGAATGTTTGGTGGCAGTGTTATGTTTAGGCATTTTTGTTTGTTGATTGATTGAGTTTTTCTTTTGAGTAGTGTAATTGGTATGTATATGAGTTGGATTATCCTTTaagtggttcatatttatttttattttataaaaaaaaatattaactacatttttaatatattgttttatGTCTTTTATTTGTGCATGTTATCTTTAGGTTATTACttttactttaaagatttttttgtaTGTGTTTACTATTagtaaaaaattagaaaatttctTTGTAAACatgtttgtgaaaaaaaaaatgttagaaatattaaatattatacaaaacatattttgttaaaacctgtgtaaaaaattattgatttcacatcaaatttgagaaattaataatttttttttaaattacagtAAATTTTGCAGAACTTTTTTGTACGAAAATTTACGGGaggattaaaaattaattaaaatattccaAGAAAACCCTTAGGAAAAAAA includes:
- the LOC137834672 gene encoding large ribosomal subunit protein uL3m, which produces MLAFSRGFVSRLQRFAVDSPSPLRFLCSDAAIQNRIIDLKPGLMSPNSKRTGLIAVKCGMSALWDKWGARIPITVLWVDDNIVSQVKTPEKEGFCSLQIGCGQKKDKHLTKPEVGHFRAQGVPLKRKLKEFPVTEDALLPVGTSLNVRHFVPGQYVDIAGITKGKGFQGAMKRHGFKGMPASHGASLSHRSIGGTGNRTGRVFKGKKMPGRMGGDQRTVKNVWVYKIDPARNLMWVKGQVPGATGNFVFIKDAVYEKPDISLLPFPTYIAPEDEDTDNLKPLVAELGDVDPFMVTD